The nucleotide sequence CGGCAGCCTGCCGGAGTTGGGCAACCACTGGCGTATCGGCCGCGGCGGGAATGAGCACGAAGCTAGGGGCCAACGGGCATTCCAGCCTCACGCGATGGCCGCCGGAGGCAACGGCCCGGCGGGGGTCGCCGGTGCGTTGCAGGTGGGCCTTTACGGCAGCGGCCTGACGGGCGTCCATATCGCCCTTCGCGTTGCCATGCAGGGCGCTGGAAGTTTCGGTGCGGCGCCAGTGATAGAGGATGCGGGGGACGTGGCCGATCCGGCCGGTGCGTTCGGACACGCGCAGCAGAAATTCAAAATCCTGCACGCCGTCGAAGGCGGGATCGAAACCCACGGCCCGGGCCACGGTCGTTCGCACGCACAGCACGTGCCCGGCATACATCACGCCGCGCAGGAATTCCGGGGAGAAGGCGGGCTTGAGGAAGGGGACGAGCCGCGCGCCGTCCTCGGTGATCTTGTCCTCGTCGGAATAGAGCGCGTCCCAGGCGGGATGCCGCTCCAGGGCGGCGGCCAGTTCGGCCAGGGCGTGGGGCCGCAGCAGGTCATCGTGATCCAGGAATACGACGAATTCCCCTTGGGCCAGCGCGAGGGCGTCGTTGGTGGCGCGGCTGATGCCGCCATTCTGGGCGCGCGTGGCCACCCGGATGCGCGGTTCGGCTTGGGCGTGGCGTTGCAGGGCCGCGGTGAGTTCGGCGGAGCCCGAGCCGTCGTCCACGATGCACAGCTCCCAGGTGCGGTGGTGTTGAGCGAGCACGGACTGGAGGCAGGCCTGCAGGAGTTTGGCGGGGGTGCGGTAGACGGGCAGCAGGATGGAAAACAGCGGACCACGGGCGGGGGCGCCGGCGGGGGGCGGGGCGGGATCCGGATCCTGTTTTTCGGCCCAAGCCGGATAGTGGGTCCAGCTGAGGCCAGCGGGTATCTCGGCCGGGGCAAGAACCCGCCAGGGTAGCAGGGTGCCCTGATCGAGGACGGCGCAAAGGGTGACGGGGGCGGCCAGCTGGTGCCGGTCCAGCTCGAACCTGAAACCCGCGCAACCCGCGCCAGACCGGTCGGCGAAATGCTGTTCCACATCGGGTCGCCGCCGCGGCTGGGCGCGGCCGAGCACGCGGCCGTCCGAAGCCAACGCCACGAACTCGCGCAGCAAGGCCGGGTCCGGGGCGCAGCACCACCCGGTGACCAGCAGGGTTGCCGGCTCCGCGTCGGACCAGCGGATATCCTCCACGTGATGGTCGGCGGGCAAGGCGGGCACAGACCAACCGGTGAGATCCAAATCGAGGAGATGTTCGGCAAGCCGGCGGATCAGGCCGAGGCGGTGGCTGCGGTAGCGGGCGAGATAGGCGGGAGAGTTCTGCTCGCACTCGAGCTGAAGCTGCCGCAACCAGAAATACAGGTGCCACGCCAAACCGGGTGAACGGGGCAGCACCGGCTCCAGCTCCGGATGATCCCGTACCACGGAAGACAAGACGCGAAAGCGGACGGCATCCTCGTGGAAGAAGTGAGTGCGGTGCGCGAATTCGGCGTCGATCAGCCCGGCCTCACCGCCTGCGGACAGCAGGATGTTGCCCGGTAGAAAATCCCCGTTGGTCCAGCGGGTGGTTGGGGGCGCGGAGGCGAGCAGGCGGTAGAGGGCGGGCAGCAGGGTGCGGCCCAGGATTTCGTTTTCGGCCGGCTGCCAGACCGGGAGCGCACGCAACACCCCGACCCAAGACTCCCATTCCTGGGTACGGGCGGATTCGGTGGAAGGTTGCGCGGTGGCCGCGAGCGTCTGGTGAATCTTTTCGACCGCGGTGCGGATCGCCAGCGGGGACAACGATCCCTCCCGCACGACGGTTTCGAGGCTGGCGCCGTCGAAGTAAGCCTCGGCCATCGCCTCGCCCGCGGACCACGGCGTATGAAAAAGCAGGGCGGGGACGATTGCGGGGCAGGCGCTGGCAAACGCTGCGTGCCGGTCGGGGAGCGGGCCCAGCTGGCGGGCTACAACGAGCTTGGCCTGCGAGCCATCGGGCAGAGTCACGACCCACGCGCTGCGTGCCGCGGGGTCCCGGCGATCGACATTGCCGCCGGTCAGGGCGCGCGGGGGCGGCTGGGCGGCGATCAAGCCGCGGGCGATGAGTTCCGGAAAGGCATCGGCTGGACGCAGGTCGGTCATCGCTGGTGGCGCGTCAACCCGCCCGGACGAAAAAGCTGGGCACAAAATGCTGGGCTGTGCCCCGCGCCGCGAGTTCCCGGTAGTGGCGCTGGAGGTCGAGTTGAAATCCGGGAGGCAGCAGAGTGCCGTCGTAACCGTTGTGCTCCGCCGGCACCGGTTGGGTGGTGAGCCAGGCATTCAGCTCCCGGCCCTCGTCGTCGAGCGGGATGATCGCTGCGGGCAGCTTGTAGTCAGGGAAGGCGCCGAAGAACTCGATCCGGGTGAAGCCCGTGTCGAGGAGCAGGCGGCGCAACTCAATCAGCGAGTAGGTGAAGGACTGCAGTCGGCCTTGGCCGGCCTCGTCCCACCGCCGGCGGGCCAGCGGCGCGGGGAGGCTGGCGACGTGCGGGACGCCCACGTGGTCGTCGGGGCAGCCGAGCAGATATTTGAGACCAAGGCGGTTTTCGATGCCGAGGATGAGGCAGCCGTCGGGGGCGAGTTCCGTGCGCGCCTTGCGCAGGAAGGCCCGTTGCCGCTGCTGAGGATCCGTGTGGTCCTGGAAAGCGCCGGCCCATTCGAGCACGCCGATCGCGCAGATGGCGGCGAAGGGGGTGCGGAACTGCACGTCGAAGTAGTCCGTCTCCATGAACGCCATCCGGTCGGAAACGCCATCCTGGCGCGCGGCGGCGCGGATGAAGGCGAGGCGTTCCGCGACCGGCTCCAGGGCGACCACCGGGCGTTCGCGGGCCAGCGGCCGGGCGACCTGGCCCCAGCCGGAGCCGATGTCGAGTACCGGTCCCGCGCCGGGCGGGAGGACGGGACCGACGAAAGCGGTCCGGGATTCGGCGGTGATGATGCGGTAGAGCCAGTTTTTGGAAGTCTGGTATCGGGCGGCCACGGCCTCGCGCCAGGGGCGGCCCGCGTCGATCTCGGCGACGAGCGCGTGCAGGTCGGTCGAAGGTGTGTCGCGGAAACCATGCTCGCCGGGCCGAGCGTAGTGGCCGCCCGGTGGGAGCGTCTGTTCCCGTCCGTCGCTGGTGAAGCCGATCATCCGGAAGTGGTGGCCGTATGCACCTCGATGGTGGCCGGGCACCAGGCCAGGCCGAAGGATTTGTCGCGGGGCATCACGTCAAAGCGCAGCACGTCGTAGCGCCGGTGGATGACCACGACCTCGCCGTTGACGAGGCGCACCCAGCCCAGCGAGATGAAAAAGACCCCGGGCAGGATGTTGAGCGGGAGGGTGAAGGTCACCGTGGCGCGGCCACCGGCGGGAACGTCGGGCGGGTTTTGATTCTGGAAGTAGGTGTTGGTACCGTAGATTTCCTGGCCGCGGACATCCTTGAGGGTCAGCGCGTAGATCGGGGCCGTCACCGTCTGCCGGGCCGCGCAGGTGATGCGGACCTGGATGGTCTGGCCGGTGACGAAACTCAGGCGGGGGGCCCCGGTGTGGTCGGCGAGGACGACGGACGTGATTTCACCGAACTCGCCGCCGTAGGCATACTCCTTGTCCGAGATCTGCTGGTGGGTGCGTTCCTCGGCGAGGAGGCGGGTGCCGGGGTTCTCGGCGGAGAGGGAGGAGGAGAGGAGCTGCGGGGCGGGGGTGGGGGTCGGAGCGGGGTTGGCCTCGTCGGATTCCGGCGGCTTGTTTTGCAGGGCGGCCAGGTCCTCGCGGATGGATTCCAGGCCGTGGGGGCTGGTGATCAGCTTGGTGTAGATGTTGGTGACGTCGTTGGGCGAGCCCTTGAGGAGCATCTCGCCGCGCTCGAGCAGGACGGCGGTGCGGCACATGCGCTTCACGGCGTTGGTGTCGTGGGAGACGAAGATGATGGTGCGGCCCTCCTTGAGCATCTGTTCCAGCGTAGCGTGGCACTTGAACTGGAAGCGCGCGTCGCCGACGGCGAGGGCCTCGTCGATGATGAGGATGTCGGCGTCGACGTGGGCGCAGACGGCGAAGGCCAGGCGCAGGGTCATGCCGCTGGAGTAGGTGCGGACGGGCTGGTCGATGAATTCCGCGATGCCGGAGTATTCCACGATGGAATCGTAGCGCGCGGCAATCTCCTCCCGGCCCAGGCCGAGGATGGAGGCGTTCATCAGGATGTTCTCGCGACCGGTGAAATCGGGATTGAAGCCGCTGCCCAGTTCGAGGAGGGCGGCCACGCGGCCGTTGATCTGCACGGTGCCTGAGGTGGGCTGGACGGTGCCGGCGATCATCTGGAGCAGAGTGCTCTTGCCGGCGCCATTGCGGCCGATGATGCCGAGGCACTCGCCGCGGGCGATCTCGAGGGAGAAGGCCTTGACGGCGGTGAACTGCCGGCCTTCGGTCCCGCGGGCCGACTTGGACCAGAGCCGGCGGAAAGGCGCCATCAGCCGGGCCGTCGGATCGTCCCAGATGGTGTAGGTCTTGGTGACGCCCCGCAGGGTGATGAGCGGCGGGGATTCACTGGGGGAGGGAGGCGACATGGTCGAAACCAGAGAAAGCGACCCGGCCTTGCCGGGCCAGCCGGAAGTTCAGGGCGAGGGTGGCGACAGCCGGGCCAGATTGATGCGTTCCACGGCCGCCGGGGTGAAGACCGTGACCGCGTCGCGGCCCGTCGGGGTGGTTTGCAGGCGGAGGGAATCCGGGGTGGTTTCCCAGCGGGCGATATCGCGTTCCGTCCGCAGCGAGTCCAAGGGGAGAACGGCCCGGGTGCGTTGGCCGGCATCGACGAGGCGGATGCCGCGGATCTCGACGCCGCCGGGATTGTCGCGCGGGTCGAAGCGCAGGGCCCGCAGCGGACCCTCGGGGAGGGTAAAGCGGAGGGTCTGCAAACCGCGGTGGGGTTCGTGGTTCTGGCGGGCGCTGTCCGCCTCGCGAAGGCCCTGACCGGAGTCCCAGAACACCTGGGCGACGGAAGGGGCGTCGCTGGTGACGTCGAATTCCAGGCTCAGCGTGGAGGGGAAGACCGGAGCAACGAAGCGGGCGTAGTGCAGGGAATTGCGGATGAGGCCGCGGTTGCCGACGAGGGCGAAGCAGAGGGCGATCGCCGCGAGGAAGCCGGCGTGCCGGAAGAAGTCGCGCCAACCGCGGGGGCGGGAGGTGGCGAAGAAGACGGCCAGCAGCAAAATGAGCAGCATCATGGCCAGGTAGCCGCTGGAGAGGAGGCAGCGCAGGAGGTTGCGGTGGTCCATGCCCACGGGGACGATGGGGGAGAACAGTTCGAGGCGGGCCGAGGGCGCGGCGGCGCCCGGCGCGGCGACCAGTTTCCACCCGCCGGGATCCGGGGCGATGGTCACGTCGCGCTCAGCGCGGAACAGGTCGGGGGGGAACCGGCGGATCTCCTCGTTCCGGCGGTTGATGATCCGCATCTGGCGGACGGTGAGCTCACCGTCTTGCGGCGGGAGGACGCGCAACTCGACGAGGGGCGCGTCGGGGAGGGGGAAGGTATAGGTGAGCGTTTGCGCCGTGGGGGTGACGGGCCAGCGGATGGTGTCAATCGGCCGGTGGCCGAGCCGCCCGACATCGTAGCGGAGTTCCAGGTCGCCCGCGACGTTTGACGAGCACGAAATCTCGAGATAGTTGATGTCCGTGCCTGGCTCGTTGAGCGGGTACCACTCGAGCGGGACTTCCTGGGGCAGGAGAAAGCCGCCGAGAGCGACTGCGGCCGCGAGGCCAAGCTTCCCCCAGGTTGGTTGCAGCCAGCTCGGGGATGGTTCGGCGACGGGATCACTCATGACGGGACCCGTCGGGACGGTGAGGGGGCAGTCAGGCGGCAACCCGGCCGGCAGGTTTCAGCAGGCTGAGGCCCATGCCGAGGGCTGAGCCGGCGACCAGGCCGATGATCGCACCCAAAACCACGTTGCGCAGCATGGATGCGGTTCTGGCCTGCATGGAGACGCGGATGGCGTCGGCAAATTCCTGACGGGAATAGTCGTCGAGGGCGATGCGCACCTTGGAGAGGAGCTCCTGGTAAGAGGCTTCGAGTTCGACGAGGGCCTTTTGGGTGCTGGCAATCGCGGCCGCCTGGTCCTTGCTCTCCCCTTTGGTGAAGGACTCCATGCGTTGGCGGCGATCTTCCAGCTGGGCGATGTCCGACTGGACCCGCTTCACGGCCAGGCCGGTCTTGAGGGCTTCGCGTACCAGGAAATTATAGGCATCATTGGCCAGCAGGGTGTCGATGAAACCCTGGTCGAGCAGGGGTTGCGTGCCCTGCGGTTGCTGAGCCCGCGTGGCCAGCACGTAGTTTTGTGCGCGCTCCTGGGTCTTGGTCAGCAGGTTGGTGACCACCTCGGCTTCCTGGGTCAGGCGCTGCTCCTGATCGGCAAGGGTGCGCATGTAGTAATCCATTTTGACCAGCGCATATCCCCGGTCCTTGGACAAGCCGTTGATATAGATCAAGCCGAGCACGTCATTGAGACGGATTTGGGTGAAGAGCTCGGTTTGCTTGAGCAGGTCCTGAAAGGAAAGCTGATTGCTCGGCGAGCGGAACTGTTTGGCCTTCTCGATTTGCTGCTGCAGGAAGGCGCTCAAGGACAGGGTTTCCTTGGTGAGAATGAGTTCGTATTCCACAAAATCGGCATTGCGGAGGGAGGTGAAGGCGTTGCCAAACTCCGGCGGCAGCTCCACGTAGGTCCGGCGGAATTTCTCGAGGTAAACATTGATGATTTCGGCCAAAAGCAGTTCGCGCTGGCGCACATCCACCGGGAAATCGCGCGGCAGGCTGAGGGTGATTTCATATTCGTCCGGAATGTAGGCCGGCAGGCTTTGGCCGGAGGCGCGGAGCAGGTCGCGTTCCTTGATGATATTGGGCGAGACCAGGCCGCTGATGCTGATGGCGCCGCGAATCTTGCTGGCGAGATCCGTGTCCTCCAAACGGAGGCCCAGCCGCTTGATGGCCTCGTTGACCACGTCGGGAGCCCGCACGTCATCGGGTTGAAATTTCGCCCCGTTGGGGTAGGCGCCGGCCTCAAACCCCGGAAAACCAAAGGTAACCCGCAGGGTGGTTATCGCGGATTGCCGGCTTGCGGTCAGGACGGTGACGATGATGCCCAAGGCCAGCCCCAGCAGGGTCAGGCCGAATATCTGGATCAGGCCGCGGCGAAGGCGCGCAAATAGCTCCGCGAAATTTATCGAGTCGTCGTCGGCGTAGGGGCGGGATTCAGGGGAATTCGTCATGATGGGCAAAAAGAAGCGACCGGATGATGCGGGCTGTGAAGCACTTCAGTGACAGCAAGGCAACCGTGAAACGGGTCGTAAGCCAATCGGCCCGATGGTTGCGACAACCCTCACGGCAGCGCAAAACGGATTCGTGCCCCGGCCCGGAATCACTGGCGGCGGCGGAGCTTTACCCGAAAACAAGATCGGTCGGATGGATCGCGCCCCCCGTCGCAAACGTTGGCGGGAGCATGACGCAAGGGGGCGCGGCGGGACGATGCCACGGACAGGCCAGCCAGGCTGAAGCCAAACCAACTGTACGGCGTCATCACCCGGCAGCGGCAGCGGCGTTGCCGGGTGTGGTCGAGAGGTCTCTGGATGGATAACCGATCAAGCCTGGCGGCAGACGCGGCCGGGCGCTGGCCGTGCCACCGGACAGCGCCGTCGTCGCGGGGTCGGGCAGGTTCGGGAGCGGGGCGCAGAACATGTGGTCCGAACCGGCCGGGCAAGCTTACCACTGGACAAGGGGTGAAATCATTACGGATACTGGCGGGGTAAAACATGCATCCCCCAAGCCCCAACTCGAAGATTCTTGTCACCGGAGCCGACGGTTTTATCGGCTCTCACCTTACGGAGGAACTGGTGCGCCAAGGGCGCAAAGTGAAGGCCTTCGTGCTCTACAACTCATTCAATTCCTGGGGTTGGTTGGATCGTTGCCCGAGCGAGATCAGGAAAAACCTGGAGGTGTTTGCCGGTGACATCCGCGACCCGCATGGGGTCAAGGCGGCCATGGCGGGCTGTGATGCCGTGCTGCATCTGGCTGCGCTGATCGCCATCCCGTATTCCTACCATTCACCGCACACCTATGTGGACACCAACGTGAACGGCACGCTGAACGTGCTGCAGGCGGCGCGCGAGCTGGGCGTCAAGCGCTTGGTGCACACGTCGACCAGCGAGGTTTACGGCACCGCCCGGTTTGTCCCCATCACCGAGGAGCATCCGCTGCAGGGCCAGTCGCCGTATTCCGCATCCAAGATCGGGGCGGATCAGCTGGCCTTTTCCTACTATGCCTCCTTCGGGTTGCCCGTGATCACCGTGCGCCCCTTCAACACCTATGGCCCGCGGCAATCGGCCCGCGCCGTGATCCCCACCATCATCACGCAGATTGCCCGGGGCAGCCGGGTGATCAAGCTGGGTGCCGTGTCGCCGACGCGGGACTTCAATTATGTGCAGGACACGGTGCGCGGATTCATCGCGGCGCTGGATGCCAGCCAGGGCGTCGGCGAAGTGGTGAACATCGGGAGCAATTTCGAGGTTTCGATCGGCGAAACCGCGACGCTCATCGCCGAGGCCATGAACGCGCCGATAACCATTGAGACTGATGAGGTGCGCCTGCGGCCGGAAAACTCCGAGGTAAACCGCCTCTGGGCGGACAACGCCAAGGCGGCGAGGCTGCTCAACTGGAGCCCGCGTTATGGCGGACGCGATGGATTCAAGCGTGGGCTCGCGGAAACGGTCGCCTGGTTCACCCAGGAAGACAACCTGCGGCAATACAAAGCGGATATCTACAACCTCTGAACCCTGTTTTCAGCATGAACACTCCCAGCAGCGCCGAGTTCAAGATCGCGGGCCGGCCGATCGGCTACAATCATCCCCCGGTGGTGATCGCCGAGATCGGCATCAATCACGCGGGGTCGCTCGACCTGGCCATCACGATGGCGGATGCGGCCATCGATGCCGGGGCGGAAATAGTCAAACACCAGACCCATATCATCGAGGACGAAATGTCGGAAGAGGCGAAGTCGGTGATTCCGGGCAATGCGAGCATTTCGATCTACGACATCATGCAGAGTTGCGCGCTGCCCGAGGCGGAGGAGTACCGGTTGATGCAGCACGTGCAGTCACGGAAGGCCATATTCATCAGCACGCCCTTTTCCCGGGCGGCTGCGGTCCGGCTGGCCAAATTTGACGTGCCGGCCATCAAGGTCGGATCAGGGGAATGCAACAATTATCCCCTGATCCAGATGATCGCCGGACTGGGCAAGCCGGTCATTCTCAGCACCGGCATGAACTCGATCGAGACCGTGCGCCCGTCGGTGGACATATTGCGGAAGGCCAAGGTGCCCTTCGCCCTGCTGCATTGCACCAATGTCTACCCGACGCCGCCGCACCTGGTGCGGCTCGGGGCCATGCAGACTTTGCAGGCCTCGTTTCCCGATGCGGTCGTCGGGTTGTCGGACCATACCACCGGCAACTACCCCTGCCTGGGTGCGGTGGCCCTCGGCGGAAGCATCCTGGAGCGCCATTTCACCGACCGCATGGACCGGCCGGGGCCGGACATTGTGTGCTCGATGGATCCGGGTGCGCTGCGTGAACTGATCGAGGGATCCCGCATCCTGTTTGAGGCACGTGGTGGGGACAAGGCGCCGGTGGCGGCGGAAGCCCCGACCATCGCCTTCGCGTTTGCGTCGGTCGTGGTGATCCGCGATATCGCGGCCGGGGAGACATTCTCCGAAGCCAACATCTGGCTCAAGCGACCCGGGGGCGGGGACTTTGGCGTCGGTGATTACCCCGGACTCATCGGCCGGACGGCCAAGCGGCCCGTGCGCGCGGGGGTCCAGTTGCGGCGGGATGATTTGGCCTAACCGGAAGCAGGGGCCCAACCCATGAAGCATAGCGTAGTCGTGACCGGGGCTTCGGGATTTGTTGGGGGCGCCTTGGCGAGAGCCTTGCGGTCGGCCGGTATCGCGGTGGTGCCGGTGGCCCGCAGCCCCGGGGCCGGGTGGCGGCAGTTGGCGGATTATCGCGAGGCCCCGCCGGCCGATGTCTTGGTGCATCTGGCCGAGGACAATAATCGTGGCCGGGTTAACGCCGGCGGTGCGGCGGCCAGCGGCGCGGCGATCCGTACCATGGAGCAGTTGCTCGCCAAACCCTACCGGCGGGTGATCTATGCGTCGTCCGCGGTTTTGTACGGCGATGAGGAATCGCAACCGCGCGGCCGCGGGGATGCGGTGCAATTAGCCGACACCTACGCCACGACCAAGTGGGAATGCGAGCGCCGGGTGTTGCAGGCCAAGGGTAATCTCGTGGTCCGGCTGGCCAACATCTACGGCCCGGCGATGAGCGCGAACAATGTCATCAGCACCATTTTGGGCCAGATACCGGGGAAGGGCCCCCTCTGCGTGTGGGATGCCGGTCCGGTCCGGGATTTTCTTTGGATCGACGATGCGGTCACCGCCCTCTGTGCCGCCATCACGAGTGAGGTGGACGGCGTCCTCAACCTGGGCAGTGGCGTGGGCCATTCCATCGGTGAAGTCGCACGCATCGCGC is from Lacunisphaera limnophila and encodes:
- a CDS encoding glycosyltransferase, which encodes MTDLRPADAFPELIARGLIAAQPPPRALTGGNVDRRDPAARSAWVVTLPDGSQAKLVVARQLGPLPDRHAAFASACPAIVPALLFHTPWSAGEAMAEAYFDGASLETVVREGSLSPLAIRTAVEKIHQTLAATAQPSTESARTQEWESWVGVLRALPVWQPAENEILGRTLLPALYRLLASAPPTTRWTNGDFLPGNILLSAGGEAGLIDAEFAHRTHFFHEDAVRFRVLSSVVRDHPELEPVLPRSPGLAWHLYFWLRQLQLECEQNSPAYLARYRSHRLGLIRRLAEHLLDLDLTGWSVPALPADHHVEDIRWSDAEPATLLVTGWCCAPDPALLREFVALASDGRVLGRAQPRRRPDVEQHFADRSGAGCAGFRFELDRHQLAAPVTLCAVLDQGTLLPWRVLAPAEIPAGLSWTHYPAWAEKQDPDPAPPPAGAPARGPLFSILLPVYRTPAKLLQACLQSVLAQHHRTWELCIVDDGSGSAELTAALQRHAQAEPRIRVATRAQNGGISRATNDALALAQGEFVVFLDHDDLLRPHALAELAAALERHPAWDALYSDEDKITEDGARLVPFLKPAFSPEFLRGVMYAGHVLCVRTTVARAVGFDPAFDGVQDFEFLLRVSERTGRIGHVPRILYHWRRTETSSALHGNAKGDMDARQAAAVKAHLQRTGDPRRAVASGGHRVRLECPLAPSFVLIPAAADTPVVAQLRQAAAASTAAVLVVLPPGAEAAGAAWIQDLATLANLPDSACVAPVLLDATGRVRESGRHGGGPVLRGFHAESDGYNGSLRCNREVDLVSPHCFAVRRSVILSLPPDQPEDWPGLCRLLRERGLFHRVCATARLVAPAAGVDEPAASGPGPVSHEFYNPHFDADRGDYTLGYVAPVQSAATARLQFNLEQPADWRVLPRSLIIRGWCFAGSHQPATAIRLRAGGELTLHGVVGLPRPDVRAALPEAPDDNSGFEIRGTLPTGRVSLVIEARFAGETWHKLAAHTVTVPRQILPLWLGGGAWTDLMFFQMPAHMAYPARPVRPDKFPRTKPSASRPKLTIVTPSYQQARFLPETMRSVLEQSGVACDYVVRDGGSTDGSAEHIKTHAARLTAWSSERDQGQADAIARGFAQTTGTADDVMAWINSDDFYQPGALAYVADYFARHPDVDVIYGHRIVVNEDSQEIARWFLPQHDPVVLRLNDFVPQETMFWRRRIWDRVGGIDPTFKFAMDWDLLLRFQAAGAKIVRVPYFLACFRVHAAQKTSAVMHSTGQEEITRLRERTFGRPFPPEELERNPTLLRYLRRSAFIEFLWKCGLRAP
- a CDS encoding SAM-dependent methyltransferase, yielding MIGFTSDGREQTLPPGGHYARPGEHGFRDTPSTDLHALVAEIDAGRPWREAVAARYQTSKNWLYRIITAESRTAFVGPVLPPGAGPVLDIGSGWGQVARPLARERPVVALEPVAERLAFIRAAARQDGVSDRMAFMETDYFDVQFRTPFAAICAIGVLEWAGAFQDHTDPQQRQRAFLRKARTELAPDGCLILGIENRLGLKYLLGCPDDHVGVPHVASLPAPLARRRWDEAGQGRLQSFTYSLIELRRLLLDTGFTRIEFFGAFPDYKLPAAIIPLDDEGRELNAWLTTQPVPAEHNGYDGTLLPPGFQLDLQRHYRELAARGTAQHFVPSFFVRAG
- a CDS encoding ABC transporter ATP-binding protein; the encoded protein is MSPPSPSESPPLITLRGVTKTYTIWDDPTARLMAPFRRLWSKSARGTEGRQFTAVKAFSLEIARGECLGIIGRNGAGKSTLLQMIAGTVQPTSGTVQINGRVAALLELGSGFNPDFTGRENILMNASILGLGREEIAARYDSIVEYSGIAEFIDQPVRTYSSGMTLRLAFAVCAHVDADILIIDEALAVGDARFQFKCHATLEQMLKEGRTIIFVSHDTNAVKRMCRTAVLLERGEMLLKGSPNDVTNIYTKLITSPHGLESIREDLAALQNKPPESDEANPAPTPTPAPQLLSSSLSAENPGTRLLAEERTHQQISDKEYAYGGEFGEITSVVLADHTGAPRLSFVTGQTIQVRITCAARQTVTAPIYALTLKDVRGQEIYGTNTYFQNQNPPDVPAGGRATVTFTLPLNILPGVFFISLGWVRLVNGEVVVIHRRYDVLRFDVMPRDKSFGLAWCPATIEVHTATTSG
- a CDS encoding NAD-dependent 4,6-dehydratase LegB, encoding MHPPSPNSKILVTGADGFIGSHLTEELVRQGRKVKAFVLYNSFNSWGWLDRCPSEIRKNLEVFAGDIRDPHGVKAAMAGCDAVLHLAALIAIPYSYHSPHTYVDTNVNGTLNVLQAARELGVKRLVHTSTSEVYGTARFVPITEEHPLQGQSPYSASKIGADQLAFSYYASFGLPVITVRPFNTYGPRQSARAVIPTIITQIARGSRVIKLGAVSPTRDFNYVQDTVRGFIAALDASQGVGEVVNIGSNFEVSIGETATLIAEAMNAPITIETDEVRLRPENSEVNRLWADNAKAARLLNWSPRYGGRDGFKRGLAETVAWFTQEDNLRQYKADIYNL
- a CDS encoding N-acetylneuraminate synthase family protein; translated protein: MNTPSSAEFKIAGRPIGYNHPPVVIAEIGINHAGSLDLAITMADAAIDAGAEIVKHQTHIIEDEMSEEAKSVIPGNASISIYDIMQSCALPEAEEYRLMQHVQSRKAIFISTPFSRAAAVRLAKFDVPAIKVGSGECNNYPLIQMIAGLGKPVILSTGMNSIETVRPSVDILRKAKVPFALLHCTNVYPTPPHLVRLGAMQTLQASFPDAVVGLSDHTTGNYPCLGAVALGGSILERHFTDRMDRPGPDIVCSMDPGALRELIEGSRILFEARGGDKAPVAAEAPTIAFAFASVVVIRDIAAGETFSEANIWLKRPGGGDFGVGDYPGLIGRTAKRPVRAGVQLRRDDLA
- a CDS encoding NAD-dependent epimerase/dehydratase family protein, which gives rise to MKHSVVVTGASGFVGGALARALRSAGIAVVPVARSPGAGWRQLADYREAPPADVLVHLAEDNNRGRVNAGGAAASGAAIRTMEQLLAKPYRRVIYASSAVLYGDEESQPRGRGDAVQLADTYATTKWECERRVLQAKGNLVVRLANIYGPAMSANNVISTILGQIPGKGPLCVWDAGPVRDFLWIDDAVTALCAAITSEVDGVLNLGSGVGHSIGEVARIALAISGEADRPVQSTQPAGRSSRLVLDIQETTRALGWRPTTHLKTGVERLMNGRLSSE